The following proteins are co-located in the Prionailurus viverrinus isolate Anna chromosome A1, UM_Priviv_1.0, whole genome shotgun sequence genome:
- the ESM1 gene encoding endothelial cell-specific molecule 1 yields MKSLLLLATLLVPAHLATTWSPKYAVDCPERCDRAECKSSLSCKRTVLDDCGCCRVCAAGLGETCYRTVSGMDGAKCGPGLRCQFYSEEDDFGDEFGICKDCPYGTFGMECKETCNCQSGICDRVTGKCLKFPFLQYSVAKTSNRRLVSTEHDMASGDGNTVTEELVKKNTRSPVMKWLNPR; encoded by the exons ATGAAGAGCCTCTTGCTGCTAGCCACGCTCCTGGTACCCGCGCACCTGGCGACGACCTGGAGCCCCAAGTACGCGGTCGACTGCCCCGAGCGATGCGACCGCGCCGAGTGCAAAAGCAGCCTGAGCTGCAAGCGGACAGTGCTGGACGACTGCGGCTGCTGCCGGGTGTGCGCCGCGGGCCTGGGCGAAACCTGCTACCGCACCGTCTCCGGCATGGACGGCGCCAAGTGTGGCCCGGGGCTCAGGTGTCAGTTTTACAGTGAGGAAGATGACTTTGGTGACGAGTTTGGTATCTGCAAAG ACTGTCCCTACGGCACCTTCGGGATGGAATGCAAGGAGACATGCAACTGTCAGTCTGGCATATGTGACAGAGTGACTGGCAAATGTCTGAAATTTCCCTTCCTCCAATATTCAGTAGCCAAGACTTCCAACAGGAGACTTGTTTCTACAG AGCATGACATGGCATCCGGAGACGGCAATACTGTGACAGAAGAACTTGTAAAAAAGAATACCCGCTCACCTGTAATGAAATGGTTAAATCCTCGCTGA